The sequence below is a genomic window from Curtobacterium sp. MCPF17_002.
ACTGCGTCGAGGCACGGTTGGGACCAGACCGGGTCCTGATCAGGACATGCGCGCGAGCCGCTGCCCCGCGATCGCCGCGAAGCGCAGCGGCTCGGCCAGGGCGTCGGCCGGCTCGCCGGTGGTCTGCGTCGCCAGCACCGTGAGCGAGGCGGCAGCGTCGAGGCCGTCGAGCGGGGCGTCGATCGCGCCGGCGACGAGCATCGACCGTGCACCCGGGGCGTTCGCGGTCGTCAACGCCCGCACCACGGAGGGCACCTTGCCGACGGCGCTCTGCCCGTCGTAGCGGCCCTCGCCGGTGATCACCACGTCGGCACCCCGCAGCAGCGCCGGCAACCCGAGCACCTCGGCGACGCCGTCGGCGCCGCGGGCGAGCGACGCGCCCCAGGCGAGCAGGCCGAAGCCGACACCGCCGGCGGCACCGGCACCGGGGGTCGTCGGGTCGACGTGCGGGAACCGTGCCGCCCATGCCGCGAGCGCCGCGTCGAAGGCGGCGACCCGGTCCGGCGTGATGCCCTTCTGCGGGCCGAACACGGCGGCGGCACCGGTGGGTCCGAGGAGCGGCGACGTGACGTCCGTCAGCACGGTGACGCCGTGCGGTGGGAGCGGACGCAGTCCGGACGGGGTCCCGAAGCCGAGCGCCTCGAGCACCGGGCGTCCGCCGTCGGTCGAGGCGCTGCCGCCGATCCCGAGCACCAGGCCGGCGGCGCCGGCGTCGAGCGCGGCCGCGATCGCCTCGCCGAACCCGCGGGACGTCGCGGTGTCCGGCAGCGGTTCGGAGAGGAGCGGCAGTCCGCTCGTCGCCGCGAGCTCCACCACAGCACGGCCGTCGGGCAGCTGCAGCCACGAGGTGTCGACGGGCGTCCCGGCGGGGCCCGTGACCGTGATCGGGATCCGGACGGCGTCGGGGAAGGCCGTCTCGAAGGCGTCGAGGGTCCCCTCGCCGCCGTCGGCCATCGGCACGAGCACCACCTCGTCGTCGGGGCGCTCGGACGACCAGCCGGTGCCGATCGCCGCCGCGACGGAAGCCGCGGTCGCGGTCCCCTTGAACGAGTCGGGTGCGATCACGACGTGCACGGTGGGACCTCCTGGTACGCCCCGTCCGAGGCGAGCGATCGAGCGGCTGCGTCCAGCAAGCGTTGCACGTGCAGGCCTCGCGTGACGTCGACCGTGGCGGGCGTGCCCTGCCGGACGGCGGCGGCGAACTCGGCGCGGATGCGAGCCCAGACCGCGTCGGGGTCCATCTGCGAACCGGAGAAGTGCACG
It includes:
- a CDS encoding glycerate kinase gives rise to the protein MHVVIAPDSFKGTATAASVAAAIGTGWSSERPDDEVVLVPMADGGEGTLDAFETAFPDAVRIPITVTGPAGTPVDTSWLQLPDGRAVVELAATSGLPLLSEPLPDTATSRGFGEAIAAALDAGAAGLVLGIGGSASTDGGRPVLEALGFGTPSGLRPLPPHGVTVLTDVTSPLLGPTGAAAVFGPQKGITPDRVAAFDAALAAWAARFPHVDPTTPGAGAAGGVGFGLLAWGASLARGADGVAEVLGLPALLRGADVVITGEGRYDGQSAVGKVPSVVRALTTANAPGARSMLVAGAIDAPLDGLDAAASLTVLATQTTGEPADALAEPLRFAAIAGQRLARMS